The Primulina tabacum isolate GXHZ01 chromosome 16, ASM2559414v2, whole genome shotgun sequence genome window below encodes:
- the LOC142529267 gene encoding protein NRT1/ PTR FAMILY 8.1-like, translating into MEEYSLMTTDGTVDYRGTGNPAVEEGNLITTDGTVDYRGNPAKKTETGTWRACPYILGNECCERLAYYGMSSNLVFYFKKRLGQHSTTASNNVTNWSGTCYITPLIGAFVADAYLGRYWTIACFSTIYVIGMTLLTLSASVPGLKPTCHGNDNCYASKMQAVICFVALYLVALGTGGIKPCVSSFGADQFDDTDDVEKKHKSSFFNWFYLSINVGALVAASVLVWVQTNVGWGWGFGIPALAMAIAVVFFFSGTRLYRNQKPGGSPLTRIGQVLVASFRKYRAEVPTDSSMLFETVNTESTIKGSRKIEHTKDLGFFDKAAVQTQSDRIKGSVDPWRLCTVTQVEELKAIIRLLPVWATGIIFATVYGQMGTLFVLQGLTMNPHMGDFEIPAASIGIFDTISVIFWVPIYDRIIVPVARRFTGHKNGITQLQRMGIGLFISIFSMLCAGILELVRLRIVKRNNYYELTQIPMSIFWQVPQYFIIGCAEVFFFIGQLEFFYEQAPDAMRSLCSALQLTTVALGNYLSTLLVTIVTKISTRNGKLGWIPDNLNYGHLHYFFWLLAGLSMLNLWAFLLVAKFYTYKKAVGTLR; encoded by the exons ATGGAAGAATATAGTTTGATGACTACAGATGGGACTGTGGATTATCGTGGTACTGGTAACCCTGCCGTGGAAGAAGGTAATTTGATCACTACAGATGGGACTGTGGATTATCGTGGTAACCCTGCCAAAAAGACTGAAACTGGAACATGGAGAGCCTGTCCTTACATTTTAG GAAATGAGTGCTGTGAAAGATTAGCATACTATGGCATGAGCTCCAATCTAGtgttttatttcaagaaaagaCTTGGCCAACACAGCACAACTGCTTCCAACAATGTGACGAATTGGTCGGGAACGTGCTATATCACACCACTCATTGGAGCCTTTGTGGCTGATGCATATCTTGGAAGATACTGGACAATAGCATGCTTTTCTAccatttatgttatt GGGATGACGTTGCTGACATTATCGGCATCAGTCCCAGGCCTAAAACCAACTTGCCATGGAAACGACAACTGTTACGCGTCAAAAATGCAAGCTGTTATTTGCTTCGTAGCACTTTACCTTGTAGCACTTGGGACTGGTGGGATCAAGCCATGCGTTTCCTCCTTTGGGGCCGATCAGTTTGATGATACTGACGATGTCGAAAAGAAGCATAAAAGCTCTTtctttaattggttctacttgTCAATCAATGTCGGTGCCCTTGTTGCTGCTTCTGTCTTGGTTTGGGTACAAACCAACGTTGGTTGGGGATGGGGATTTGGTATTCCTGCTCTGGCCATGGCGATAGCCGTGGTATTTTTCTTTTCTGGAACTAGATTGTATCGTAACCAAAAGCCTGGTGGCAGCCCCCTTACACGTATCGGTCAAGTTCTGGTAGCATCTTTCAGGAAATATAGAGCTGAAGTCCCGACAGACTCCTCGATGTTGTTTGAGACCGTGAATACCGAATCTACTATCAAAGGAAGCCGCAAGATTGAGCACACAAAAGATCTTGG TTTTTTTGACAAAGCAGCAGTACAGACACAATCAGACCGCATAAAGGGCTCGGTAGATCCATGGAGACTTTGCACTGTGACTCAGGTTGAAGAACTGAAAGCCATTATAAGACTACTGCCGGTGTGGGCTACGGGTATCATATTCGCCACCGTATACGGCCAAATGGGCACTTTGTTTGTGTTGCAAGGTTTAACCATGAATCCCCACATGGGAGATTTCGAAATTCCTGCTGCATCAATCGGGATTTTCGACACTATCAGTGTAATTTTCTGGGTGCCGATTTATGACAGAATCATAGTCccagttgctagaagattcacaGGCCACAAAAATGGGATTACTCAACTGCAGAGAATGGGGATTGGCCTCTTCATCTCTATATTCTCCATGCTCTGTGCAGGGATTCTTGAGCTTGTTAGGCTTAGAATCGTGAAAAGAAATAACTATTATGAGCTGACACAAATCCCAATGTCGATTTTCTGGCAGGTTCCACAATATTTCATTATAGGATGCGCTGAAGTGTTCTTTTTTATTGGCCAGCTCGAGTTCTTTTACGAGCAGGCACCTGACGCCATGAGAAGCCTGTGCTCTGCTCTTCAGCTAACGACTGTTGCTCTTGGAAACTACTTAAGCACGTTACTCGTGACTATCGTCACGAAAATTAGTACCCGGAATGGGAAATTGGGGTGGATACCGGATAATCTTAACTATGGTCACCTTCATTACTTTTTTTGGCTCTTGGCTGGGCTTAGCATGCTGAATCTTTGGGCCTTTCTCCTTGTGGCAAAGTTCTACACTTACAAAAAGGCAGTTGGAACTCTTCGCTGA
- the LOC142529266 gene encoding protein NRT1/ PTR FAMILY 8.1-like has protein sequence MEEYSLMTTDGTVDYRGTGNPAVEEGNLITTDGTVDYRGNPAKKTETGTWRACPYILGNECCERLAYYGMSSNLVFYFKKRLGQHSTTASNNVTNWSGTCYITPLIGAFVADAYLGRYWTIACFSTIYVIGMTLLTLSASVPGLKPTCHGNDNCYASKMQAVICFVALYLVALGTGGIKPCVSSFGADQFDDTDDVEKKHKSSFFNWFYLSINVGALVAASVLVWVQTNVGWGWGFGIPALAMAIAVVFFFSGTRLYRNQKPGGSPLTRIGQVLVASFRKYRAEVPTDSSMLFETVNTESTIKGSRKIEHTKDLGFFDKAAVQTQSDRIKGSVDPWRLCTVTQVEELKAIIRLLPVWATGIIFATVYGQMGTLFVLQGLTMNPHMGDFEIPAASIGIFDTISVIFWVPIYDRIIVPVARRFTGHKNGITQLQRMGIGLFISIFSMLCAGILELVRLRIVKRNNYYELTQIPMSIFWQVPQYFIIGCAEVFFFIGQLEFFYEQAPDAMRSLCSALQLTTVALGNYLSTLLVTIVTKISTRNGKLGWIPDNLNYGHLHYFFWLLAGLSMLNLWAFLLVAKFYTYKRQLELFAD, from the exons ATGGAAGAATATAGTTTGATGACTACAGATGGGACTGTGGATTATCGTGGTACTGGTAACCCTGCCGTGGAAGAAGGTAATTTGATCACTACAGATGGGACTGTGGATTATCGTGGTAACCCTGCCAAAAAGACTGAAACTGGAACATGGAGAGCCTGTCCTTACATTTTAG GAAATGAGTGCTGTGAAAGATTAGCATACTATGGCATGAGCTCCAATCTAGtgttttatttcaagaaaagaCTTGGCCAACACAGCACAACTGCTTCCAACAATGTGACGAATTGGTCGGGAACGTGCTATATCACACCACTCATTGGAGCCTTTGTGGCTGATGCATATCTTGGAAGATACTGGACAATAGCATGCTTTTCTAccatttatgttatt GGGATGACGTTGCTGACATTATCGGCATCAGTCCCAGGCCTAAAACCAACTTGCCATGGAAACGACAACTGTTACGCGTCAAAAATGCAAGCTGTTATTTGCTTCGTAGCACTTTACCTTGTAGCACTTGGGACTGGTGGGATCAAGCCATGCGTTTCCTCCTTTGGGGCCGATCAGTTTGATGATACTGACGATGTCGAAAAGAAGCATAAAAGCTCTTtctttaattggttctacttgTCAATCAATGTCGGTGCCCTTGTTGCTGCTTCTGTCTTGGTTTGGGTACAAACCAACGTTGGTTGGGGATGGGGATTTGGTATTCCTGCTCTGGCCATGGCGATAGCCGTGGTATTTTTCTTTTCTGGAACTAGATTGTATCGTAACCAAAAGCCTGGTGGCAGCCCCCTTACACGTATCGGTCAAGTTCTGGTAGCATCTTTCAGGAAATATAGAGCTGAAGTCCCGACAGACTCCTCGATGTTGTTTGAGACCGTGAATACCGAATCTACTATCAAAGGAAGCCGCAAGATTGAGCACACAAAAGATCTTGG TTTTTTTGACAAAGCAGCAGTACAGACACAATCAGACCGCATAAAGGGCTCGGTAGATCCATGGAGACTTTGCACTGTGACTCAGGTTGAAGAACTGAAAGCCATTATAAGACTACTGCCGGTGTGGGCTACGGGTATCATATTCGCCACCGTATACGGCCAAATGGGCACTTTGTTTGTGTTGCAAGGTTTAACCATGAATCCCCACATGGGAGATTTCGAAATTCCTGCTGCATCAATCGGGATTTTCGACACTATCAGTGTAATTTTCTGGGTGCCGATTTATGACAGAATCATAGTCccagttgctagaagattcacaGGCCACAAAAATGGGATTACTCAACTGCAGAGAATGGGGATTGGCCTCTTCATCTCTATATTCTCCATGCTCTGTGCAGGGATTCTTGAGCTTGTTAGGCTTAGAATCGTGAAAAGAAATAACTATTATGAGCTGACACAAATCCCAATGTCGATTTTCTGGCAGGTTCCACAATATTTCATTATAGGATGCGCTGAAGTGTTCTTTTTTATTGGCCAGCTCGAGTTCTTTTACGAGCAGGCACCTGACGCCATGAGAAGCCTGTGCTCTGCTCTTCAGCTAACGACTGTTGCTCTTGGAAACTACTTAAGCACGTTACTCGTGACTATCGTCACGAAAATTAGTACCCGGAATGGGAAATTGGGGTGGATACCGGATAATCTTAACTATGGTCACCTTCATTACTTTTTTTGGCTCTTGGCTGGGCTTAGCATGCTGAATCTTTGGGCCTTTCTCCTTGTGGCAAAGTTCTACACTTACAAAAGGCAGTTGGAACTCTTCGCTGATTAA